A single genomic interval of Buchnera aphidicola (Symydobius americanus) harbors:
- the hisS gene encoding histidine--tRNA ligase yields MNNSIQSIKGMHDLIPEEVFIWNKIENLFRKVLLNYSYSEIRFPILERTDLFKKTIGKNTEVIEKEMYSFNDKNGQNITLRPEGTIGCVRSVIQNGLIHHQRQKLWYYGPMFRYERPQKGRYRQFYQLGIETFGFKESNIELELIMLINRCWNMLNISNYLKLEINLIGSIESRKKYQKLLTKFLIEHKSILDEDSLRRLYVNPIRILDSKNPNIQKLLLHAPVLISCIDTISKNNFNNLCNSMDLLNIKYVINPRLVRGLDYYNNTVFEWKTDLLGSQNTICAGGRYDMLVKKLGGNFTPAIGLAVGMDRLVLLINSLPYVQKNIKHTDVYIFFSTEKIKLFVISFLEKIRDIIKNVKFFLELDPINIKKILKNLNKYSARIVLYFEEEEIKKKCIKMYDLEKKTYKYLSKSDVINIFKCIFTKIYN; encoded by the coding sequence GTGAATAATTCTATTCAATCTATTAAAGGTATGCATGATTTAATTCCGGAAGAAGTATTTATTTGGAATAAAATAGAAAATTTATTTAGAAAAGTATTATTAAATTATAGTTATTCTGAAATTCGATTTCCTATTTTAGAAAGAACTGATCTGTTTAAAAAAACTATAGGAAAAAATACAGAAGTTATTGAAAAGGAAATGTATTCTTTTAATGATAAAAATGGTCAAAATATTACTTTACGCCCAGAAGGTACAATTGGTTGCGTAAGATCAGTCATTCAAAATGGATTAATACATCATCAAAGGCAGAAATTATGGTATTATGGACCTATGTTTAGGTATGAACGACCACAAAAAGGACGTTACCGACAATTTTATCAATTAGGAATTGAGACTTTTGGATTTAAAGAATCCAATATCGAATTAGAATTAATTATGTTAATAAATAGATGTTGGAATATGTTAAATATTTCTAATTATTTAAAATTAGAAATCAATTTAATTGGATCTATTGAATCACGTAAAAAGTACCAAAAATTATTAACAAAATTTTTAATTGAACATAAATCTATTTTAGATGAAGATTCTTTACGTAGATTATATGTAAATCCTATTAGAATTTTAGATAGTAAAAATCCCAATATTCAAAAATTATTATTACATGCTCCTGTTTTAATTAGTTGTATTGATACAATTTCGAAAAATAATTTTAATAATTTATGTAATTCTATGGATTTATTAAATATTAAATATGTTATAAACCCTCGGTTAGTTAGAGGATTAGATTATTATAATAATACTGTATTTGAATGGAAAACAGATTTATTAGGATCACAAAATACTATTTGTGCTGGAGGGAGATATGACATGTTAGTAAAAAAATTAGGAGGAAATTTTACTCCAGCCATAGGTTTAGCTGTTGGAATGGATCGTTTAGTATTATTAATTAATTCCTTACCTTATGTGCAAAAGAATATTAAACATACGGATGTTTATATATTTTTTTCAACAGAAAAAATTAAATTATTTGTTATTTCTTTTTTAGAAAAAATAAGAGATATAATCAAAAATGTTAAATTTTTTTTAGAATTAGATCCTATAAATATTAAAAAAATTTTAAAAAATTTAAATAAATATTCTGCACGTATTGTATTATATTTTGAAGAAGAAGAAATAA